Genomic window (Rosa chinensis cultivar Old Blush chromosome 6, RchiOBHm-V2, whole genome shotgun sequence):
tcaaatattttaaagttttaaaattttaaatagtaatattaaatttatatcatgataactcataaaatattaataaaatattaaaacaacatgaaaagtatcatcaaagtagaattacattatcacaattcttaatgtttcttggaatcttgggtgatGAACTGTtccttagatttctgcaaaaaaattgtattagaaattcttcatattttatattttatatatatattttttaaataataatatattaatataaaataatattttattattacgaaaacaggccggatcattaacggatcggatcgacctaaatccgtatttgatccgttaaataaacgggttaacggattcggattattaacggatcaacggatcaaaattttcgatccaaacccgtccaatagccaTGGATTTGGAGCGGGTCTAGATTAAAATccagtccatttacaggtctacccTCACCCCTAAAAACCCCTGATGCAAAGCACATGCATGCATGGGGATCTTTAATCAGAACAAGTTTGTAAATAAAACCATCGGTGCATGCAGGCAAGTGCTTCCCTGTGTGAGGTGCAAGGACAGCAATGACTTCTTATCgcaaaaaagagaggaaaaagaaaaaagctaaACAGATCTATCAAAAACTGATGAGTGAGTTTTCTATAAATTGCATACCACAAATATAATCATGTCAGAACATGTTACATTTATTTGACTTGAGTACTTGACAACTCACCCTAAACAACACCCTGCACCATTTCAAGCAGTGTCTCAGGGTGGGAGTGCCTGTGTATTCATCAAGGAATTTGAAATGTTTCTCATCTTGTTCTCGGCCAACATTACTGGAAACAATGCACCATTATCAAAGGATATTAATCCAACAGACCATATTTAACCTTCTGGTGCTGAAACCCCGACTGTCCATGAGTATAGTTTTCCTAACTTTCTGGGGAGCAGCAGGTCAAGAAGCGCGTCCAGATAAAGCAGCTACACAACtcgtcatcatcttcatcttcataatTGCGGCTGTCATTTGGATGATTTGTTGCTTCAATGGACAAGGAAATTGATTGCTCTTGCTCATGATGACGATCattatcatcatcttcatcttgatCGCCACCATCCCGTGGCATACCAGCCAGGTAAACCCCGCAGCTTTTATACAGCAACCCTTTGCCAAGCTTTTGGTGAAAGACAACTCGAAACATACAAGGCATTGATGGCCTCTCTGCATTCAACTTCGACTTGATGTCAAGATCAAATGGAATATACTTTAGCCACACATGAGCTGACTCTACCTCCCTTGATTGGAAAACAcaatcatcataaaatttcacgGAAAGTTCATTAATCTCAACCATCGTGCCAAAATTACAATAACCACTAAACTTTTCTGTGATTTCAAAAACAGCACATAGAGTCAATCCTTCAGCCAATGATATGAAATGTTGAGGGATTTCAATCAATATTTCGCATATTGGATCCCTTTGATCTTCATCAACAACAACGCAGATATCCTTATGATAGTTAAACCACTGTGGAACTTTATTTCCTGGAAGTAAAACCTCAAACAAAGAGTACTCCACCTGTAACATAAAACATGGTAAAGGTAATTATATCATGCGCCATCCTATTAACAATAAGATGTAGATAGTGGGTGAGACAGAGAGAGGAGAGCAGAGAAACACCTCATTCAGTAATACATTTGCGATTTTTGCCACGTCCAAGCCCAAATTATCAATAAGTCTATGACAATTAGACAAGTCCATCTTATAAACAAGTTGTGTGTCTTTATTCTCCAGTATCTCTGACAACAGTGAAAATGCTTCCAATGATATGCAATCAGCCACTTCTATGAACCTTGTAAATGGTGGAAGTTCTAAAATCGCTCGAAGCCTCTTGCAACCGCACAATTTAAGTGACTTCAAGTTGACAAATTTGCTAATGCCCTTGGGAAGACTAACAAAACTGCTTTCTGATAAATCAAGATTCTTTAGCGTGGACACGCAATGAAGACCAACAGATAAATCAATGTCTGATAATAAATTGCACCCTTCAAAAGATAAATAGGTGAGCGCCAAAGGAAGTGATTCTGCACTAGATGAAACTTCTGAGGTTGCCTTACTTGGAAGAGTGATCAGTTTCGGAGAGTGGTTAAGACCAAGATGATCAAGATGTTGCAACTCATAAATACTGCTAGGAAGACTCGTGAGGTTTTGACATCTATCCAGACCTATATAGGAAACTTGAGTAAGATATCGAATTGATGATGGCAATTCTTTTATGCCAGTACCTCTCAATTGCATGATGTCTAAGGATTCCATCTTGTCCACAATTTCTGGGAACTTCTTAAGCCTTTTGCAATCAAGAAGAATTAAATCTTTAAGAGATTTCCAGCAAACTCTTGTTGGAAATTTTGTCAGGTTAGAGCATCGATTGAGGTCCAATGTAACAAGTTTTTCAAGAAATCCAACAGTAGGATCAACCTCCACTAAATTTGTACATTCACCTAGACTCAAGGACTTGATGTTTGGGATTCCAGATAAGCTGGGGACCTTTTTCAGGAATTTGCAGTTGTCAAAGTTTAGAGACGTCACCTTTGTCAAATGCAGTGAGACAAAGCATAATAGTCTTAATAGACCAAATGATAACCATTAAAAGAACTTTGCAACTCAACTTTTACGCACAATGACCACAATATCCAATTGGAATAGCAAAAATTGTATATATGCACCCCCTAGTTCCAACCATCTGAAATGGCCTTTTCATAACAGATAAATAGATGGAAATGTAAGAAATTGATGAAAGGAGACACAATAGCCTATTTCGAAAAGTTCTAGGTCCAAGTTGgctaaaacaagaacaaaggGGAGCTAATTGACAGTTTTGCTATTCCAATTAGGGTATTTTGGCTATTCAAGCCAATTTTTACACAAAACCTCTTCAAAATGACGAGATGAAATTAGTATGAAGTACCTCAACTATTGCTTTTCCCAGCTCTGCAATGCGACTGTAAGGCATATTGAGCACAATAAGTTCCTTTGGTTGAAAATTGGATGGGAAAGATTTCAGCTCACACCTTCCCCAGTCAATCAACTTCAAGCTATTGGGAAGATAATCCACATATCCAGAAAGGCATGCATTACAGTTTATGAAATATTTGAGATTTCTCATGCCTGAGAAGCTTTTAGCATTCAAGGGTATCTCATCTGGTAGGGGAAACTTTACCATGATACCTTCAATTTTATGGGTTCCCTAGTATGAAAAAAGCAATGGTATTAATAATGACTTTCCTTTACCAAGTAATTAAGAATGTAAGCGTTTTAAATTCTTCAGCAATAAATATTGTACTCACAGAATTTTCGGTTAGAATACGAAACACGTCCTTGTGAAACCAAACTCTCCTGCATTCTCCAGGTTCAACAGATTCTTGGCGAGCTATATCTTTACCCATTTGTTCTAGCAAATTATGCATCGAAATCCTCTTGAACCGATCAACAGTTATGAGGGTGCTTTGTATGAGTACATTAATATAATTCTCAACAACATCAAGGTCATCATCTTTCAGTATTTCTAGCACAAATTCTTTTTCCTTATGGTTGAAGAAGCATGCGATGTCtaggaaaacttctttcacTTCATATTCCAATGCATCATAGCATATTCTGAACGGTTTCTGAATCTCTTTATAAGGGGCACTTTTATAGCTATCCAATGTAGCTTGCCAACGATCTGCGGTTTCAAGAGTACCCAGATGAGAACCCAAAACTTTCAGAGCTAGCGGAAGGCATTGAACATAGTCTACTGCATGACTTGCAAGTGCAACATACTCATATGGAGGTTCATTTTTCCCAAAGGCATGCCAACTGAAAAGCTCAAGCGCTTGTTGGTGATCTAACTTCTTGACTTCGTATACTAACTTAACTCCATGACGAGTTAGTGAACCCTTATACCTTGTCGTtaaaatgactctacttccctcACCAAACAAACCTGTAGCTCCTGCTAATTTGCTTAGCCAATCCAATttattcacatcatcaagaactatGAGGACCCTTTTATTTGCCAACCTTTGCTTTATAACATTGATTCCTTTATCAACACTAGTTAACTTCCAGTTTGGGCCTCCAAGAATCTCGACAAGGAGAGTCTCTAGTAGTTGAACTAGGCCTTCAGGTGACTCTGAATTCTCTCCAACATTTTCCAAAAAACATCTGCCTTCAAATCTATGTGCAATTGAGTTATAAACAGCTTTGGCAATTGTCGTCTTTCCTATTCCAGGAGATCCCCATATCCCAATTATGCAACGACTATTTCCACTAACACTTAAAAGTTTATCAATAACCTGGACACGAGAATCTATTCCGATAGGATACTCAGCCACATCCAAATATGTCTGATTGAGTAATTGGAGTGAGATCTCCTCAACTATGTTGTCGATAAATGTGGATTCATATCTACGAGTTAAAcagaaaatgaagaacataTGACTCGAGAATGCAAAGAATATAAGAACAAAGACACAAATAAAAGATATGTATAAACAGAAACTACCTTATGTCATCTTTCTAATCTCTCTACAATAATATACTCAAGAACCTGTGGGAGAAGCTAAATGTTTTCTAAAGATACTTTAAGTTGGTTGTTTGTTTAGTTGGTTTCTGCttgaatttcagttttgttactgcTTTCTGTTTCGGTTCAATCCCTTGAAATGTAACAAAGAATGAGGTACAGGATCTAAATGACAGTATCCACTAATTTCTGCCTACAATTTCCACTTGCACTACTATAGACTGTGCTTCTCTCTTCCTGAAATTTATGTAATTAGTTGGATTTTGGTTTAATCAAATCTGTTCATGTATGAATTGGGTTTTTTGAGGTTTTGGGATTTTCGATCTATGAACTAGATAACCAGTGTAACAGAATGGAAATAACCAGTACTACTACATAAATGAGAAATAAACTCACTCTTTCTCCTTGTAATGCCAGCCAGACAAATTTGCTGATCTTGTAAGTGCTCTCCTCCATCTTCCCACCTTTTCCAAGTTATCTGGGAATCTCCTTTCATGCTTAGCCAATGCTTCACCATAACTGCCTTTGAATGTAACAAAGAATAAGGTGCAGGATCTAAATGACAGTATCCACTAATTTCTACCTACAATTTCCACTTGCAATCTTATACATCATGCCCTCTTCCTGAAATTTATGTAATTAGTTGGATTTTGGTTTAATCACCCTCTTGATgtatgatttgttttttttttgtaggttTTGGGATTTTCGATCTATGAACTAGACAACTAGTGCAACAGAATGGAAATAACCAGTTCTACATAAATGATAAATATACATACTCTTGCTCCTTGTAATGCCAGCCAGACAAATTTGCTGATCTTGTAAGTGCT
Coding sequences:
- the LOC112168996 gene encoding TMV resistance protein N isoform X4 — protein: MVKHWLSTKGDSQITWKRWEDGGQHLQDQQICLAGITRSKSSYGEALAKHERRFPDNLEKVGRWRRALTRSANLSGWHYKEKEYESTFIDNIVEEISLQLLNQTYLDVAEYPIGIDSRVQVIDKLLSVSGNSRCIIGIWGSPGIGKTTIAKAVYNSIAHRFEGRCFLENVGENSESPEGLVQLLETLLVEILGGPNWKLTSVDKGINVIKQRLANKRVLIVLDDVNKLDWLSKLAGATGLFGEGSRVILTTRYKGSLTRHGVKLVYEVKKLDHQQALELFSWHAFGKNEPPYEYVALASHAVDYVQCLPLALKVLGSHLGTLETADRWQATLDSYKSAPYKEIQKPFRICYDALEYEVKEVFLDIACFFNHKEKEFVLEILKDDDLDVVENYINVLIQSTLITVDRFKRISMHNLLEQMGKDIARQESVEPGECRRVWFHKDVFRILTENSGTHKIEGIMVKFPLPDEIPLNAKSFSGMRNLKYFINCNACLSGYVDYLPNSLKLIDWGRCELKSFPSNFQPKELIVLNMPYSRIAELGKAIVEHLTKVTSLNFDNCKFLKKVPSLSGIPNIKSLSLGECTNLVEVDPTVGFLEKLVTLDLNRCSNLTKFPTRVCWKSLKDLILLDCKRLKKFPEIVDKMESLDIMQLRGTGIKELPSSIRYLTQVSYIGLDRCQNLTSLPSSIYELQHLDHLGLNHSPKLITLPSKATSEVSSSAESLPLALTYLSFEGCNLLSDIDLSVGLHCVSTLKNLDLSESSFVSLPKGISKFVNLKSLKLCGCKRLRAILELPPFTRFIEVADCISLEAFSLLSEILENKDTQLVYKMDLSNCHRLIDNLGLDVAKIANVLLNEVEYSLFEVLLPGNKVPQWFNYHKDICVVVDEDQRDPICEILIEIPQHFISLAEGLTLCAVFEITEKFSGYCNFGTMVEINELSVKFYDDCVFQSREVESAHVWLKYIPFDLDIKSKLNAERPSMPCMFRVVFHQKLGKGLLYKSCGVYLAGMPRDGGDQDEDDDNDRHHEQEQSISLSIEATNHPNDSRNYEDEDDDELCSCFIWTRFLTCCSPES
- the LOC112168996 gene encoding TMV resistance protein N isoform X3 — encoded protein: MASMNNQGASSSSATSDFVPYSWSYDVFLSFRGEDTRYGFTGHLHSALLRKGINTFIDNDLTRGDEIAQSLLKVIEESRISVIVFSEDYASSKWCLDELVHIHHCNESKQQMVRPVFYKVDPADVRYQKGSYGEALAKHERRFPDNLEKVGRWRRALTRSANLSGWHYKEKEYESTFIDNIVEEISLQLLNQTYLDVAEYPIGIDSRVQVIDKLLSVSGNSRCIIGIWGSPGIGKTTIAKAVYNSIAHRFEGRCFLENVGENSESPEGLVQLLETLLVEILGGPNWKLTSVDKGINVIKQRLANKRVLIVLDDVNKLDWLSKLAGATGLFGEGSRVILTTRYKGSLTRHGVKLVYEVKKLDHQQALELFSWHAFGKNEPPYEYVALASHAVDYVQCLPLALKVLGSHLGTLETADRWQATLDSYKSAPYKEIQKPFRICYDALEYEVKEVFLDIACFFNHKEKEFVLEILKDDDLDVVENYINVLIQSTLITVDRFKRISMHNLLEQMGKDIARQESVEPGECRRVWFHKDVFRILTENSGTHKIEGIMVKFPLPDEIPLNAKSFSGMRNLKYFINCNACLSGYVDYLPNSLKLIDWGRCELKSFPSNFQPKELIVLNMPYSRIAELGKAIVEHLTKVTSLNFDNCKFLKKVPSLSGIPNIKSLSLGECTNLVEVDPTVGFLEKLVTLDLNRCSNLTKFPTRVCWKSLKDLILLDCKRLKKFPEIVDKMESLDIMQLRGTGIKELPSSIRYLTQVSYIGLDRCQNLTSLPSSIYELQHLDHLGLNHSPKLITLPSKATSEVSSSAESLPLALTYLSFEGCNLLSDIDLSVGLHCVSTLKNLDLSESSFVSLPKGISKFVNLKSLKLCGCKRLRAILELPPFTRFIEVADCISLEAFSLLSEILENKDTQLVYKMDLSNCHRLIDNLGLDVAKIANVLLNEVEYSLFEVLLPGNKVPQWFNYHKDICVVVDEDQRDPICEILIEIPQHFISLAEGLTLCAVFEITEKFSGYCNFGTMVEINELSVKFYDDCVFQSREVESAHVWLKYIPFDLDIKSKLNAERPSMPCMFRVVFHQKLGKGLLYKSCGVYLAGMPRDGGDQDEDDDNDRHHEQEQSISLSIEATNHPNDSRNYEDEDDDELCSCFIWTRFLTCCSPES
- the LOC112168996 gene encoding TMV resistance protein N isoform X2, whose amino-acid sequence is MASMNNQGASSSSATSDFVPYSWSYDVFLSFRGEDTRYGFTGHLHSALLRKGINTFIDNDLTRGDEIAQSLLKVIEESRISVIVFSEDYASSKWCLDELVHIHHCNESKQQMVRPVFYKVDPADVRYQKGSYGEALAKHERRFPDNLEKVGRWRTALTRSANLSGWHYKEQDYGEALAKHERRFPDNLEKVGRWRRALTRSANLSGWHYKEKEYESTFIDNIVEEISLQLLNQTYLDVAEYPIGIDSRVQVIDKLLSVSGNSRCIIGIWGSPGIGKTTIAKAVYNSIAHRFEGRCFLENVGENSESPEGLVQLLETLLVEILGGPNWKLTSVDKGINVIKQRLANKRVLIVLDDVNKLDWLSKLAGATGLFGEGSRVILTTRYKGSLTRHGVKLVYEVKKLDHQQALELFSWHAFGKNEPPYEYVALASHAVDYVQCLPLALKVLGSHLGTLETADRWQATLDSYKSAPYKEIQKPFRICYDALEYEVKEVFLDIACFFNHKEKEFVLEILKDDDLDVVENYINVLIQSTLITVDRFKRISMHNLLEQMGKDIARQESVEPGECRRVWFHKDVFRILTENSGTHKIEGIMVKFPLPDEIPLNAKSFSGMRNLKYFINCNACLSGYVDYLPNSLKLIDWGRCELKSFPSNFQPKELIVLNMPYSRIAELGKAIVEVTSLNFDNCKFLKKVPSLSGIPNIKSLSLGECTNLVEVDPTVGFLEKLVTLDLNRCSNLTKFPTRVCWKSLKDLILLDCKRLKKFPEIVDKMESLDIMQLRGTGIKELPSSIRYLTQVSYIGLDRCQNLTSLPSSIYELQHLDHLGLNHSPKLITLPSKATSEVSSSAESLPLALTYLSFEGCNLLSDIDLSVGLHCVSTLKNLDLSESSFVSLPKGISKFVNLKSLKLCGCKRLRAILELPPFTRFIEVADCISLEAFSLLSEILENKDTQLVYKMDLSNCHRLIDNLGLDVAKIANVLLNEVEYSLFEVLLPGNKVPQWFNYHKDICVVVDEDQRDPICEILIEIPQHFISLAEGLTLCAVFEITEKFSGYCNFGTMVEINELSVKFYDDCVFQSREVESAHVWLKYIPFDLDIKSKLNAERPSMPCMFRVVFHQKLGKGLLYKSCGVYLAGMPRDGGDQDEDDDNDRHHEQEQSISLSIEATNHPNDSRNYEDEDDDELCSCFIWTRFLTCCSPES
- the LOC112168996 gene encoding TMV resistance protein N isoform X1; amino-acid sequence: MASMNNQGASSSSATSDFVPYSWSYDVFLSFRGEDTRYGFTGHLHSALLRKGINTFIDNDLTRGDEIAQSLLKVIEESRISVIVFSEDYASSKWCLDELVHIHHCNESKQQMVRPVFYKVDPADVRYQKGSYGEALAKHERRFPDNLEKVGRWRTALTRSANLSGWHYKEQDYGEALAKHERRFPDNLEKVGRWRRALTRSANLSGWHYKEKEYESTFIDNIVEEISLQLLNQTYLDVAEYPIGIDSRVQVIDKLLSVSGNSRCIIGIWGSPGIGKTTIAKAVYNSIAHRFEGRCFLENVGENSESPEGLVQLLETLLVEILGGPNWKLTSVDKGINVIKQRLANKRVLIVLDDVNKLDWLSKLAGATGLFGEGSRVILTTRYKGSLTRHGVKLVYEVKKLDHQQALELFSWHAFGKNEPPYEYVALASHAVDYVQCLPLALKVLGSHLGTLETADRWQATLDSYKSAPYKEIQKPFRICYDALEYEVKEVFLDIACFFNHKEKEFVLEILKDDDLDVVENYINVLIQSTLITVDRFKRISMHNLLEQMGKDIARQESVEPGECRRVWFHKDVFRILTENSGTHKIEGIMVKFPLPDEIPLNAKSFSGMRNLKYFINCNACLSGYVDYLPNSLKLIDWGRCELKSFPSNFQPKELIVLNMPYSRIAELGKAIVEHLTKVTSLNFDNCKFLKKVPSLSGIPNIKSLSLGECTNLVEVDPTVGFLEKLVTLDLNRCSNLTKFPTRVCWKSLKDLILLDCKRLKKFPEIVDKMESLDIMQLRGTGIKELPSSIRYLTQVSYIGLDRCQNLTSLPSSIYELQHLDHLGLNHSPKLITLPSKATSEVSSSAESLPLALTYLSFEGCNLLSDIDLSVGLHCVSTLKNLDLSESSFVSLPKGISKFVNLKSLKLCGCKRLRAILELPPFTRFIEVADCISLEAFSLLSEILENKDTQLVYKMDLSNCHRLIDNLGLDVAKIANVLLNEVEYSLFEVLLPGNKVPQWFNYHKDICVVVDEDQRDPICEILIEIPQHFISLAEGLTLCAVFEITEKFSGYCNFGTMVEINELSVKFYDDCVFQSREVESAHVWLKYIPFDLDIKSKLNAERPSMPCMFRVVFHQKLGKGLLYKSCGVYLAGMPRDGGDQDEDDDNDRHHEQEQSISLSIEATNHPNDSRNYEDEDDDELCSCFIWTRFLTCCSPES